Proteins encoded by one window of Lathyrus oleraceus cultivar Zhongwan6 chromosome 1, CAAS_Psat_ZW6_1.0, whole genome shotgun sequence:
- the LOC127078918 gene encoding uncharacterized protein LOC127078918 produces the protein MEQQPLSTSEVKPLAPPQPLHTTDLDDDDENVKQLDECSSLYLLMQDCVVRSNRNWKECQKEIQALRECSENRKKNKAEVRIYKR, from the exons ATGGAGCAACAACCTTTGAGCACGAGCGAAGTGAAACCATTAGCGCCACCGCAACCACTTCACACGACCGATCTAGACGACGATGATGAGAACGTCAAGCAGCTCGACGAATGTTCTTCTCTCTATCTCTTGATGCAG GATTGCGTTGTTCGATCTAACCGGAATTGGAAAGAATGCCAGAAAG AAATACAAGCTTTGAGGGAATGCTCTGAAAACAGAAAGAAAAATAAAGCAGAAGTGAGAATTTATAAGCGATGA